A genomic stretch from Aedes albopictus strain Foshan chromosome 2, AalbF5, whole genome shotgun sequence includes:
- the LOC134287709 gene encoding uncharacterized protein LOC134287709: MATGADWQNCIACNKPDREENLVACDACKDRYHFSCASVDDGVRDRCWSCSRCASAILVDDVSRSGKSSKSGKSSRSLRIKLQLMKIEEERKAEEKLMLQRQELERERQEKALLEKASMEKRYREEKYALLMAEASEDDGESVKSRRSRVSSKDKVNRWIKDHAGILADGDGQPDPVVRELPAKPTDANADGAKNHETPLTSLGDKVGKPLGAVTKETVSIKPATQTSTPTQKDHVGPPESFLQMQTIAEQPNSKLVFDQPRQSISQPVVRGLTVPREIQQQVPMPTVWPPNHHSGSFPTEQQQLYPQIQNPAFGPRPDHQRAPAMNHSRPPPGFHHSTINPNQLNGTQSFQPDQSQAAWGQFQQQLAARQVVPKELPVFTGNPEDWPLFVSSYRNSTAMCGYSDAENLMRLQRCLRGSALEAVRSNLLLPSSVPQVLATLETLFGSPDRLLQTMLNKVRTVPAPKADRLETLVNFGITVQNLVGHLKGANQQAHLMNPSLLSELVEKLPANIRLDWALHKQRAGFVDLGTFSEYMMAITSAASDVTQFSDHDAYRANRIERQRPKEKAYMNTHSSADVRKSDSFRGKPESLARPCYICQSLKHRIRDCSRFKTLPMGDRWKAVSEHQLCKICLVPHGKWPCKSNKVCEVGGCSKGHNTLLHPGHPDEFPRSGTSAPAVVSVHRQLQNPILFRIIPVTLYGKGTQITTFAFLDEGSSLTLMDADIADQLNISGEVHPLCLTWTANIERREATSRQVSLQISGSSNDTKFVLGDVRTVEGLALPTQTLQYGELARRYPHLEGLPIKDYEQAVPRILIGMDNVHLSVPLRRRERGTREPIAAKTRLGWTVFGCVGDPSKVSVSPSFHICECVELNGIHQLVESFFSEECLGIVAARTLEGNEDRRAREILETTTVQREDGRFETGLLWRNDVVEFPPSYAMAERRLACLHRRLKANPELLANLETQIAEYQIKGYAHKATKQEIEEFNPKQTWFLPLGVVTNPRKPGKVRMIWDAAAKVNGVSFNSMMLKGPDLLTPLPKVLFQFRQRQIAVVGDVREMYHQFFIRDADRSAQCFLWSPEPSQPPEVFIMDAATFGSTCSPCQAQFIKNMNAKSWANEFPEAAVALVENHYVDDYLDSRDTAEEMAKVATDVRTVHAKARFEIRNWQSNSGQVLAHLGEQHTPQSKEFTSDKVSLIERVLGMAWLPKEDVFTFRISVSEDLQRLVSGDSVPTKRKILRFIMSLYDPIGLISHVLIHGKTIIQDLWRCGVGWDDPIPEEVNETWRRFVSVISELHQVQVPRCYFPDYENGIYETLELHMFVDASLSAMACAAFFRVIDRGQTRCALVASKAKVAPLKPLSVPRLELQAAVMGSRLMKTIADSHSIKIQRRFIWTDSNTVLLWIRSDARKYRQYVAVRVGEILDETNVQEWRYVPSGLNVADDATKWKGAPDLRPTNRWFSGPDFLYKPENQWPQQKVQYVEIPEELRAVHFHREIARVSFIDVQRFSKWERLLRSASFIFKFIRRCRNIPGSSQMSEGLDQQDFQRAECALWRLAQEDEYAEELKQIRVENESEVKRNSPLRKLSPFIGENGELRLGGRIGASPFTAYDAKYPVILPKGHRITELIIDSYHRLFGHQNGETVVNELRQKYYISNMRAEVRKAAKRCQWCRTYKVQPQIPRMAPLPVERVIPFVRPFTMIGIDYFGPYLIKIGRSLVKRWVVLYTCLTIRAVHLEIAASLSTESCMLALRRFIARRGAPQQIYTDNGTNFVGTERELARQLQDVNQKMSESFTNANTRWNFIPPASPHMGGAWERMVRAVKTAMSSMNHPRTPTEEVFQTVLCEAESMVNSRPLTYMPLEGSDQEALTPNHFLLLNSVGVTQTEKSSTEEREALRSNWKLCQHILDQFWRRWIREYLPTITRRTKWFAETKRIEIGDVVFIVDGNVRNRWTRGVVTAVFPGKDGRIRQAEVRTNSGTLRRSVAKLAVMDVLSEGKADERSSFTGPGMLE; this comes from the coding sequence ATGGCAACAGGTGCGGATTGGCAGAACTGCATTGCCTGTAACAAGCCGGATCGGGAAGAGAATTTGGTAGCCTGTGATGCCTGTAAGGATCGGTACCATTTCTCATGTGCTTCGGTGGACGACGGCGTCCGCGATAGATGTTGGTCATGCAGCAGATGTGCCTCTGCGATACTCGTGGATGACGTGTCGAGATCCGGTAAATCCAGCAAGTCTGGTAAAAGCAGTCGGTCGTTGAGGATTAAGCTTCAGCTAATGAAGATTGAGGAGGAGCGTAAGGCCGAAGAGAAGCTCATGCTGCAACGGCAAGAGCTCGAAAGGGAGCGCCAGGAAAAGGCTTTACTCGAAAAAGCGTCAATGGAGAAGAGGTACCGCGAAGAAAAGTACGCGCTGTTGATGGCGGAAGCGAGCGAAGACGATGGTGAAAGCGTCAAGAGCCGTAGGAGTCGAGTGAGTAGCAAGGACAAGGTCAATAGGTGGATAAAGGACCACGCAGGCATTTTGGCTGATGGAGACGGTCAGCCCGATCCGGTTGTAAGGGAGCTTCCAGCGAAGCCGACGGATGCGAATGCGGATGGCGCGAAAAATCATGAAACGCCACTAACATCATTGGGCGACAAAGTTGGTAAACCACTAGGCGCAGTAACGAAAGAGACCGTTTCGATCAAACCGGCCACACAGACGTCGACTCCGACCCAGAAAGACCACGTGGGACCACCAGAATCATTTTTGCAGATGCAAACGATAGCCGAGCAACCAAACTCAAAGCTGGTTTTCGATCAACCCCGTCAATCGATTTCCCAACCAGTTGTCAGAGGACTAACGGTACCTCGAGAGATCCAGCAGCAGGTTCCGATGCCGACAGTCTGGCCACCGAATCACCATTCTGGTTCGTTTCCGACGGAGCAACAACAACTGTATCCGCAAATCCAGAATCCTGCGTTTGGCCCACGGCCCGATCACCAGCGTGCACCAGCGATGAATCATTCTCGACCGCCACCGGGGTTTCACCATTCCACGATTAATCCAAACCAACTAAACGGTACGCAATCGTTCCAACCCGATCAATCTCAAGCAGCGTGGGGTCAGTTTCAGCAGCAGCTCGCCGCCAGACAAGTGGTACCGAAGGAACTTCCGGTGTTTACCGGAAACCCGGAGGATTGGCCATTATTCGTGAGCAGCTACCGGAACTCGACAGCGATGTGCGGTTACTCAGATGCGGAAAACCTCATGAGGCTGCAGAGGTGCCTCCGAGGCAGCGCGTTGGAGGCTGTCCGCAGCAATCTACTGCTGCCATCGTCCGTTCCTCAAGTGCTGGCAACGTTAGAAACGCTTTTTGGCAGTCCAGACCGACTGCTGCAGACCATGTTAAACAAGGTTCGTACTGTTCCGGCGCCAAAAGCAGACCGGTTGGAGACTTTGGTCAATTTTGGCATCACCGTTCAGAACCTGGTGGGGCATCTGAAAGGCGCAAACCAACAGGCACATCTGATGAATCCATCGTTGCTGAGCGAACTGGTTGAAAAGCTACCGGCTAATATTCGATTGGACTGGGCACTACACAAGCAGCGCGCTGGCTTTGTCGACTTGGGCACCTTCAGCGAGTATATGATGGCGATAACTTCCGCGGCCAGTGATGTCACGCAGTTCAGCGACCACGATGCCTATCGAGCCAACCGCATCGAGAGACAGCGTCCCAAGGAGAAGGCGTATATGAACACCCACTCTTCGGCAGATGTTCGTAAGTCTGATAGTTTTAGAGGTAAGCCAGAAAGTTTAGCAAGACCGTGCTATATTTGCCAAAGTCTAAAGCATAGAATAAGAGATTGCTCTAGATTTAAGACATTGCCTATGGGAGATCGCTGGAAAGCAGTTAGTGAACACCAACTGTGTAAAATTTGTTTGGTGCCGCACGGTAAGTGGCCATGTAAATCCAATAAAGTGTGTGAAGTGGGGGGCTGTTCTAAGGGGCATAACACGTTACTCCACCCGGGCCATCCTGACGAGTTTCCACGCTCCGGAACCAGTGCGCCGGCAGTCGTTTCTGTGCATCGCCAGCTTCAGAATCCCATTTTGTTCCGCATTATCCCAGTGACGCTCTATGGGAAAGGGACGCAGATAACAACCTTCGCCTTTCTGGATGAGGGGTCATCCTTGACTCTGATGGACGCCGATATCGCGGATCAACTGAACATCAGCGGCGAAGTGCATCCATTGTGTCTTACATGGACAGCGAACATTGAGCGGCGGGAGGCAACATCACGACAAGTTAGTCTGCAAATCTCGGGTTCATCGAACGACACCAAATTCGTATTGGGCGACGTTCGCACGGTGGAAGGCTTAGCTCTCCCAACGCAAACTCTTCAGTATGGAGAACTAGCCAGACGGTACCCACACTTGGAAGGACTTCCGATAAAGGACTACGAGCAAGCGGTTCCGAGGATTTTGATAGGCATGGACAACGTTCATTTGTCTGTTCCGTTGAGAAGAAGGGAACGAGGAACACGAGAACCAATCGCAGCGAAGACAAGATTAGGTTGGACGGTGTTCGGCTGCGTTGGTGATCCTTCGAAAGTCTCTGTTTCACCTTCGTTTCACATTTGCGAATGCGTGGAGCTGAATGGAATCCATCAGCTGGTTGAAAGTTTTTTCTCCGAGGAATGTCTGGGTATTGTAGCAGCACGTACGCTGGAAGGAAACGAAGATCGCCGCGCAAGAGAGATCCTAGAAACTACCACCGTACAGCGAGAAGATGGGCGTTTTGAGACTGGTTTACTGTGGCGCAACGACGTCGTGgagtttcctccaagctacgctATGGCTGAAAGGAGACTAGCTTGCCTTCATCGTCGACTGAAAGCCAACCCGGAGCTGCTAGCGAACCTGGAAACCCAAATAGCTGAATACCAGATCAAAGGATATGCGCACAAGGCTACAAAGCAAGAGATCGAAGAATTCAATCCCAAGCAGACATGGTTTTTACCGTTAGGGGTTGTGACCAATCCAAGAAAACCTGGAAAGGTCCGCATGATTTGGGACGCCGCTGCGAAAGTTAACGGCGTATCGTTTAATAGCATGATGTTGAAGGGGCCGGACCTGTTGACGCCGTTGCCGAAGGTATTGTTTCAGTTTCGCCAGCGACAAATTGCAGTTGTTGGAGATGTGCGTGAAATGTACCACCAGTTCTTCATCCGTGACGCAGATCGTTCCGCTCAATGCTTCCTGTGGAGCCCGGAGCCCTCTCAACCGCCGGAAGTATTCATCATGGATGCAGCGACCTTCGGCTCCACCTGTTCTCCGTGTCAGGCACAGTTCATTAAGAACATGAATGCGAAAAGCTGGGCGAATGAATTTCCGGAAGCAGCAGTAGCACTAGTAGAAAACCACTACGTGGATGACTACTTAGATAGCAGGGACACAGCGGAAGAAATGGCAAAAGTGGCGACAGATGTTCGAACGGTGCACGCGAAAGCACGGTTCGAAATAAGAAATTGGCAGTCGAATTCGGGACAGGTGCTGGCGCATCTTGGGGAACAGCATACACCTCAAAGTAAGGAATTCACTAGCGATAAAGTTAGTCTCATTGAACGTGTGCTAGGGATGGCCTGGCTTCCCAAGGAAGATGTATTCACCTTCAGAATATCTGTGTCGGAGGATCTGCAGCGATTAGTATCAGGAGATTCAGTGCCTACGAAGAGGAAGATCTTGCGGTTTATTATGAGCCTATATGATCCGATTGGACTTATCTCTCATGTGCTGATACATGGGAAAACCATCATACAAGATCTGTGGAGATGTGGAGTTGGATGGGACGATCCAATCCCCGAAGAAGTCAACGAAACATGGAGAAGATTTGTCAGCGTGATCAGCGAGCTGCATCAGGTTCAAGTACCCCGCTGCTACTTTCCAGACTACGAAAATGGCATCTATGAAACGTTGGAGCTGCACATGTTTGTGGATGCGAGCTTGTCTGCTATGGCTTGTGCGGCTTTCTTCCGTGTAATCGACCGTGGACAAACACGATGTGCGTTGGTGGCTTCGAAAGCGAAGGTAGCTCCGTTGAAGCCGCTGTCAGTTCCGCGTTTAGAGTTGCAAGCGGCTGTTATGGGAAGCCGCTTAATGAAGACCATTGCCGACAGTCATTCGATTAAAATCCAGAGGAGATTCATCTGGACCGATTCCAACACTGTTCTACTGTGGATTCGGTCGGACGCTAGAAAGTACCGACAATACGTTGCTGTGCGTGTAGGCGAAATTCTGGACGAGACCAATGTGCAGGAATGGAGATACGTGCCGTCGGGGCTAAATGTGGCGGACGATGCGACCAAATGGAAGGGAGCTCCGGATCTACGGCCAACCAACCGTTGGTTCTCTGGTCCAGATTTTTTGTATAAACCGGAGAATCAGTGGCCACAGCAGAAAGTGCAGTACgtcgaaattccagaagaattacgCGCAGTTCATTTTCACCGAGAAATTGCCCGTGTCAGCTTCATCGACGTTCAACGGTTTTCTAAATGGGAACGTCTCTTACGGTCGGCTTCGTTCATCTTTAAGTTCATTAGGCGATGTCGCAACATACCGGGATCATCTCAGATGTCAGAAGGATTGGATCAGCAAGATTTCCAACGTGCGGAATGCGCGTTGTGGCGATTGGCGCAAGAGGACGAATACGCAGAAGAGCTGAAACAAATAAGAGTTGAAAACGAAAGTGAAGTAAAAAGGAACAGTCCCTTAAGGAAGCTGTCTCCGTTTATCGGCGAAAATGGAGAACTTCGCTTGGGAGGTCGCATCGGTGCTTCACCCTTCACTGCGTACGATGCGAAGTATCCAGTGATCCTGCCGAAAGGACACCGTATTACCGAACTTATCATCGACAGCTACCACAGATTGTTTGGGCACCAGAACGGAGAAACTGTGGTAAACGAATTGAGACAAAAATATTACATCTCCAACATGCGAGCGGAAGTGCGCAAGGCTGCTAAGCGTTGCCAATGGTGCCGCACCTACAAAGTTCAACCGCAGATTCCAAGGATGGCGCCACTGCCGGTAGAGCGCGTGATACCGTTTGTTAGACCGTTCACGATGATCGGGATAGATTATTTTGGTCCTTATTTGATCAAAATTGGCAGAAGTTTGGTGAAACGGTGGGTTGTCCTATATACTTGTCTCACTATAAGGGCGGTCCACTTAGAGATAGCAGCATCCTTATCAACCGAGTCGTGTATGCTGGCGCTTCGTAGATTCATAGCCAGACGTGGAGCGCCGCAGCAGATTTACACCGACAACGGGACCAACTTCGTCGGTACCGAAAGGGAGTTGGCGAGGCAATTACAGGACGTGAACCAGAAGATGTCTGAGAGCTTCACGAACGCAAATACCAGGTGGAATTTCATTCCACCAGCCTCTCCGCACATGGGCGGTGCGTGGGAGAGGATGGTCAGGGCTGTAAAAACGGCTATGAGCTCCATGAACC